The following is a genomic window from Phaseolus vulgaris cultivar G19833 chromosome 6, P. vulgaris v2.0, whole genome shotgun sequence.
AACAAGTAATAACGGTTATTGTTTTATCTTTATAATTAATCTTCCATCcctctctaatttaattataccAAGCAAATCCAGAAAATGTTCTTTTTTTCGCTATCAAGTCTAATGTACACTCCGTGGCTTTTGTGCAACTTTAAATTAACTATCTTGATATCCATCTTTAAAAACTCTGGAGCTACTTTTATCCTGTGTCTTCCATGGTTGCCTGCAAATTAAGACACTAATCTAACTACTTTCGGGTCTAAAAATGTGGAACATAGTTTTGTCTCCcttcattaaaatattgttGTTTTGTATCATTTACACCATATTTTGACTTGGTATAATGTTTGGTTTGTTGTGTTTATGCAGTCATCCGTGGATGTGGACTTCTTTACAGAATATGGTGAGGGGAGCAGATACAGAATAGAGGAAGTGATTGGTAAAGGAAGCTATGGTGTTGTGTGCTCTGCATATGATTCACACACTGGAGAAAAGGTTGCAATAAAGAAAATCAATGACATATTTGAGCATGTTTCTGATGCTACTCGTATTCTTCGTGAGATTAAGCTTCTTAGACTTTTACGCCATCCAGATATTGTGGAGATCAAGCATATTCTCTTACCTCCTTCTAGAAGGGAATTCAAAGATATATATGTTGTCTTTGAACTCATGGAATCTGATCTGCATCAGGTCATCAAAGCTAATGATGATCTGACGCCAGAGCATTACCAGTTTTTCCTGTATCAGCTTCTTCGAGGCTTGAAGTATATACACACTGGTCAGTTTGGGGCTCTTTAATAGATTGTTTGCTATAGCATACATTTTTCTGATTGTACGAACTTAGTTGCTATGATCATTTCGAtgattttaaactttttttatgaaCTTGTAGCAAATGTATTTCACCGTGATCTAAAGCCAAAGAACATTTTAGCAAATGCTGACTGCAAGCTGAAGATTTGTGACTTTGGACTTGCCAGAGTGGCTTTCAATGATACCCCCACTGCTATTTTCTGGACAGTATGATTCTTTTTCCCTGCGACTAATAAACTTATACCATCAATTCAGCATAGCTCTCCTTCTCGGTTCATTGCTTCTCAATTCTGTTTGTTTGCTTGCAGGATTATGTTGCAACTAGGTGGTATAGGGCTCCTGAGTTGTGTGGATCCTTCTTTTCCAAGGTGCAGCAAATGTTAcaactattaatattaattaatatcgctaatcaattttatcaaatatttaactttttttatgtgGTGGTTGTCGAGTTACTTTGtcaaaaagttttatttttcgTAATGAATGTGCGAAATagcaattttaaattttaactgcAATAAATAATGTATGCACAACAACGTTTCTCTGAGTGATCAGCTAATGGTGCCATAGTCTTCTATTATGGTATCTACGTAGACAAGCCATTGATCTTTATATCCTTCTTGGTTCTTAATGGTTTCTACTACGGGTACCTTACATCTGCCTTACTCTCCTTTACTAGGGCTTCTGCAAGTTTTCCACACATACGAAAATTACCTTAGACGATATTTTACCTTCTTTCCGCTGCTTCCTGAACTTTCTCTCTATTGCTCTTATATCTAATATGCTTATTTCTACAACATATGATTGCTTTCTTGTTCCCATACAATATTGTAGGTATTATAGCTGTGTGATAGAGTTTTCCTCTTTGTTTGAGTTGTACCCTTTTGTCCCATATAAAACTTGAAGTACTCTTCCATTTTTTCCGCCCTTTATGGTTTACATTCACATGGTGTACTAAGGAATTTGTGTTGCTCCAAAATTCCAATTCACGTTGAgtataattaatttcaaaataactaGGAAggtagaaaataataaaaaatcccATACCACTCCCCCCATCAGAGCTGCCATTAGCATGAGTTTAGTGAAAGTACCCATTTTGTCTTCTGGATATTGGGCTGTTTTCATCAAATATGGTTTAACCAGGTCTTTTGATGTCTCATGGTTAACTCTCCTTCTCTTGTTTTCATACTTGTGTTGAAGAACAATATTCTCATCATATTTGAGTTAGGTCCTTATCTTATACAGGGCATTTTAGAGCTCAACAACCTGGTTTAGGGTcagtttttacttttaattacattataaaGTCTATTCTGGATAGTTCTAAGATTTAAATAGGCATCAGTATCATTGTTTGTTTCATAAGTTGATGATGTTCGTGAAATGAAAATGGATAGTGTTTCCATGTGTCTCAATGTTAGTAAATGGATTTTATCAtaaacttttgtttttcagTATACACCGGCTATAGACATTTGGAGCATTGGCTGCATATTTTCAGAACTTTTGACCGGAAAACCTCTTTTCCCTGGGAAGAATGTTGTTCATCAACTAGACCTTATGACTGATCTTCTTGGAACTCCATCTCCTGAAGCCATTGCTAGGGTCTGTCGTTCAGTTTCCCTTTTAGcattttgttatttgtttattcTACTTAGTCACTTAATGCATCCTTGGTATCATATCAATAGGTACGAAATGAGAAAGCTCGTAGATATTTGAGCAGCATGCGTAAGAAGAAGCCAGTTCCTTTCTCACAGAAGTTTCCAAATGCAGACCCCCTAGCTCTTCGTTTGTTAGAAAGAATGTTGGCATTTGAGCCCAAGGACCGGCCTACTGCTGAAGAGGTTAGATTTTGATGTCCATCTATCTTTGGTTCACTTGCTCTGTTATATCTGGTTAATAGGTTATTTTGTGTATAATGTTAGGCTCTAGCGGATCCATATTTTAAAGGCTTGGCCAAGGTTGAGAGAGAACCATCTGCTCAACCAGTTACCAAGATGGAATTTGAGTTTGAGAGACGCCGGATAACAAAGGAAGATGTACGCGAGCTTATATACAGAGAGATTCTGGAGTACCATCCAAAGATGTTGAAGGAATTTCTAGAGGGAGCAGAACCAACAGGTTTCATGTATCCAAGGTGTTGTCTAAACCTCTACCCAAATTTGTGTTTTACACCTCATTAGCACTTCCTGAACAACATAGCATATTTGGATGTTGCTTTGACTTGATATTGTTGCTTTAACAATTCATAAACTTTTGGCCCTTTCgggttttaaaattttcattttcactCATTGAGGAGTCTAAATTTACAATGTCTTGTATAGTTAAATGTGACTTCTATAGTGTTTACTTAGACTTGAGTTATGgctaaaataatcaaatttattgAAGAAAGTACAAAAGAAAATGCTATGGCAACcaatatattaagaaaacaatCTCCATAGTCTTTCCTCATAAGGTTTAAGCCACATGATTTTCAAGTTTCATGTTAATTTCATAGATGTGAAAGTAACTAGATATATGGATACTTGCTGTACAATATATGctaattttcttttttgaaataaattaccTCGGATGTTTTGATGAGATGCAATTTTGACTACGAATTGATTATTTATGGTATTGTAAATTTGTGATTTTCTAGCATATTTTATTTAGACTGACTGATGTATTTTAGAATTG
Proteins encoded in this region:
- the LOC137832284 gene encoding mitogen-activated protein kinase 15; translated protein: MHPDQRKKSSVDVDFFTEYGEGSRYRIEEVIGKGSYGVVCSAYDSHTGEKVAIKKINDIFEHVSDATRILREIKLLRLLRHPDIVEIKHILLPPSRREFKDIYVVFELMESDLHQVIKANDDLTPEHYQFFLYQLLRGLKYIHTANVFHRDLKPKNILANADCKLKICDFGLARVAFNDTPTAIFWTDYVATRWYRAPELCGSFFSKYTPAIDIWSIGCIFSELLTGKPLFPGKNVVHQLDLMTDLLGTPSPEAIARVRNEKARRYLSSMRKKKPVPFSQKFPNADPLALRLLERMLAFEPKDRPTAEEALADPYFKGLAKVEREPSAQPVTKMEFEFERRRITKEDVRELIYREILEYHPKMLKEFLEGAEPTGFMYPSAVDHFKKQFAYLEEHYGKGGTVAPPERQHASLPRPCVLYSDNKIHNTSEVADDLSKCCIKEVERQPVDRSNVIPMSRLPLQAPQNIQGVAARPGKVVGSVMRYNNCGVAVTAETEQRRMVRNPSVPAQFAASSCSYPRRNPGYKSERGAEDDGIEGSSGLQPKPQYMARKVAAAPGGPGGQWY